Proteins from a genomic interval of Medicago truncatula cultivar Jemalong A17 chromosome 3, MtrunA17r5.0-ANR, whole genome shotgun sequence:
- the LOC11409120 gene encoding F-box/LRR-repeat protein At3g26922 codes for MVETRRQIEEDRMSELSDHLLNHILSFLNAKEAVQTCILSKRWINLWKTLSTLTLSVDHFSTEESFEQFISMLLSLRDHSTDIHSLVFHFQWTHVLSRDLYLKTIEYAFSHNVQHFQILYTAVKHLPSCFFSSHTLTSLNLTGKDLMVPSGYYQIFPSSHSFNLPALTTLYLKHLSFSCNDDDDGSVVDPFSTFNMLNTLIIDRCVLRGNAQNLRISCTKLLNLTIRMYGCYSTITKPDFKIFFGLELYAPTLHSFVFNGADYIPKFVGSKTVLSSIKHLTIHLQYCSCFEENPVNLFNLLVELANIESLTITHCVLKVLSRFHSLFEVEFPSLCYLKSLNVRAFGSSWIIAEMVDFLLQNSPSAKFRFIER; via the exons ATGGTGGAGACACGAAGGCAAATTGAAGAAGACAGGATGAGTGAATTGAGCGACCATCTTCTCAATCACATACTCTCCTTTTTGAATGCCAAAGAGGCAGTTCAAACTTGCATTTTATCGAAAAGATGGATCAATCTCTGGAAGACTCTTTCCACTCTTACATTAAGTGTTGATCATTTTAGTACGGAAGAAAGTTTTGAACAGTTCATATCTATGTTGTTGTCTCTTCGTGATCACTCAACTGATATCCATTCTCTCGTTTTCCACTTCCAATGGACTCATGTGCTCAGTCGTGACCTATACCTAAAGACTATAGAATACGCCTTTTCGCACAACGTTCAACACTTTCAAATCCTTTACACCGCTGTTAAACACCTTCCCTCCTGTTTCTTTTCATCTCACACTTTAACGTCTCTTAATCTTACTGGTAAAGATTTAATGGTTCCCTCTGGTTATTATCAAATATTCCCATCTTCTCACTCTTTCAATCTCCCAGCATTAACCACTCTCTATCTAAAGCACCTTTCCTTTTCTTGtaacgatgatgatgatggttctGTCGTCGACCCCTTTTCCACATTTAACATGTTGAATACTTTGATCATTGACCGCTGTGTACTTAGGGGTAATGCACAAAACCTTCGCATTTCATGTACCAAGCTTCTCAATTTAACTATACGTATGTATGGTTGCTATTCTACCATCACCAAACCGGATTTCAAAATCTTTTTCGGACTAGAGTTATATGCTCCAACACTTCATTCCTTTGTTTTCAATGGTGCTGAttatattccaaaatttgtTGGGAGCAAGACCGTTCTCTCTTCTATCAAACATCTAACTATTCATTTACAATATTGCTCGTGTTTCGAGGAGAACCCAGTAAATTTATTCAACTTGCTGGTTGAGCTTGCTAATATCGAATCATTGACCATCACTCATTGCGTTCTTAAG GTTCTTTCCCGCTTTCATAGTTTATTTGAGGTTGAGTTCCCTTCCTTGTGTTACTTGAAGTCGTTGAATGTACGAGCGTTCGGATCTTCATGGATAATTGCTGAAATGGTGGACTTTTTGCTTCAAAACTCACCCTCAGCAAAGTTTCGCTTCATCGAGAGGTGA
- the LOC11422388 gene encoding eugenol synthase 1, with product MEANKNRILVFGGTGYIGKYVVKASISLGYPTLVYTRPINSQTSPSKIQLCKEFNSIGATLVEGELEHDQIVRVIKEADIVICTFPYPQVMEQLKIVDAIKVAGNIKRFVPSDFGVEEDRVHPLPPFQAFLDKKIKIRREIEAAGIPYTYVSANCFGAYFVNILLRPYEKNKDIVVHGSGQVKAVLNYEEDVAMYTIKVANDPRTHNRIVVYRPSKNIISQNELISLWELKSGQKFHKVFVPEEDIVKLSQTLPPPEDIPISIIHSIFVRGDMANFELEEDDLEASQLYPGYNYTSIDQLLDKFLVDPIPPAYGAFE from the exons ATGGAGGCTAATAAAAATAGGATTCTTGTATTTGGTGGAACTGGTTACATAGGAAAGTATGTGGTGAAGGCAAGCATCTCTTTAGGCTATCCAACTTTGGTGTATACTCGCCCAATCAATTCACAAACTTCTCCCTCAAAGATACAACTTTGCAAAGAATTCAATTCCATTGGAGCAACTCTTGTGGAG GGAGAACTTGAACATGACCAGATTGTTAGAGTCATAAAAGAAGCAGACATTGTGATATGTACCTTTCCATATCCGCAAGTGATGGAGCAACTCAAAATTGTAGATGCTATCAAAGTTGCTGGTAATATCAAG agATTTGTGCCATCAGATTTTGGTGTAGAAGAAGACCGAGTGCATCCTCTTCCTCCATTTCAAGCTTTtcttgataagaaaataaaaattagaagagAAATCGAAGCAGCTGGAATCCCTTATACTTATGTCTCTGCAAATTGTTTTGGTGCATACTTTGTCAATATCTTACTTCGTCCgtatgagaaaaataaagatattgTTGTCCACGGCAGCGGTCAAGTTAAAG CGGTACTAAATTATGAAGAGGATGTTGCTATGTACACTATTAAAGTGGCAAATGATCCAAGAACACACAATCGCATTGTTGTGTATCGACCTTCCAAGAATATCATATCACAAAATGAGTTGATATCACTATGGGAGCTCAAAAGTGGTCAAAAATTTCATAAAGTTTTTGTTCCAGAGGAAGATATTGTCAAGCTATCACAAA CTTTACCCCCTCCAGAAGATATTCCAATTTCCATCATTCATAGCATATTTGTTAGAGGTGACATGGCAAACTTTGAGCTAGAGGAAGATGATCTTGAAGCTTCACAACTATACCCTGGTTACAACTATACATCAATTGATCAACTTCTTGATAAATTTCTTGTTGACCCTATACCCCCTGCTTATGGAGCTTTTGAATGA
- the LOC112420508 gene encoding uncharacterized protein, which translates to MFDEDQPQEVYDTNIADIEYDFEDNVQHVNESEPEGVLNADGTDNGRKFLSNEERKAIAHLLLQHNHVGRLKKGTRKLIASMYSVSVSVIKRIWKRAKLTGDVSHRKTTNCGRKRIELDHDQFLQVPLSKRSTLRDLAEALKINKSSLSRMQKRGCIKRHTSAIKPCLTEANKIEKLKFCLSMLDSSTMPHDPTFKTMHNIVHIDEKWFYMTKKSMKYYLLPDEDEPHRTCKSKNFIGKVMFLTAITRPRFDVEGNETFSGKIGVFPFIYKEPAKRNSVNRVAGTLETKSITSVNREICRKFLIEKVIPAIKQKWPRDEIGQPIFIQQDNARCHVNENDIEFRQAASQDGFDIRLMCQPPNSPELNVLDLGFFSAIQSLQHKEAPKTIDDLVAAVEKSFEIFPSHLSNKIFISLQTCMVEIMKAKGSNKFSIPHIKKDVMQRQGRLPVSIKCDSSLVEEVLDHLNSH; encoded by the exons ATGTTTGATGAAGACCAACCACAAGAAGTTTATGACACCAACATTGCAGATATAGAGTATGACTTTGAAGATAATGTTCAACATGTTAATGAGAGTGAACCTGAAGGAGTCCTTAATGCTGATG GAACAGATAATGGACGCAAGTTTTTAAGCAACGAAGAGCGTAAGGCCATTGCTCATCTTCTTTTGCAGCACAACCATGTAGGAAGACTGAAAAAAGGGACTAGAAAATTGATTGCGTCAATGTATTCAGTCTCTGTTAGTGTCATTAAACGTATTTGGAAGAGAGCAAAACTCACAGGAGATGTGTCTCATAGGAAAACAACAAATTGTGGGCGAAAAAGGATTGAACTGGATCATGATCAATTTCTTCAAGTTCCATTATCAAAAAG GTCCACTTTGCGAGATTTAGCTGAAGctttgaaaataaacaagtccAGTTTATCGAGAATGCAGAAGCGTGGATGTATAAAACGCCACacaagtgcaattaagccttgcTTGACTGAAGCAAACAAGATAGAAAAACTAAAGTTTTGCTTGTCAATGTTGGATAGTAGTACAATGCCACATGATCCAACCTTCAAAACAATGCATAACATTGTACATATAGACGAAAAGTGGTTTTATATGACCAAAAAATCTATGAAGTATTACTTGCTACCGGATGAAGACGAGCCACACCGCACTTGCAAGAGCAAGAACTTTATCGGAAAGGTAATGTTCTTAACTGCAATTACCCGCCCAAGATTTGATGTTGAAGGGAACGAAACATTTTCTGGTAAAATAGGTGTTTTTCCGTTCATCTACAAAGAGCCAGCAAAGAGAAATAGTGTAAATAGAGTTGCAGGAACTCTTGAAACAAAATCCATCACTTCAGTCAATAGAGAAATTTGTAGAAAGTTTTTGATCGAAAAAGTTATTCCTGCCATAAAACAAAAGTGGCCAAGAGATGAAATAGGCCAACCAATTTTCATTCAACAGGATAACGCAAGATGTCACGTCAATGAGAACGACATTGAATTTCGTCAAGCTGCCTCACAAGATGGGTTCGACATTCGACTGATGTGTCAACCTCCCAATTCCCCTGAACTAAATGTCTTAGACCTTGGCTTCTTCAGTGCCATTCAATCACTGCAACATAAGGAAGCACCGAAGACTATTGATGATCTAGTTGCGGCAGTGgaaaaatcatttgaaatatTTCCATCCCACTTGAGCAATAAGATTTTCATATCACTACAAACATGTATGGTAGAAATAATGAAGGCAAAAGGTTCGAACAAATTCAGTATTCCACATATAAAGAAAGATGTTATGCAAAGACAAGGACGGCTACCGGTGTCTATCAAATGTGATTCATCATTAGTGGAAGAAGTGCTTGATCATTTGAATTCGCATTAG